A window of the Hordeum vulgare subsp. vulgare chromosome 5H, MorexV3_pseudomolecules_assembly, whole genome shotgun sequence genome harbors these coding sequences:
- the LOC123397044 gene encoding putative serpin-Z8, whose protein sequence is MADLAARLTKRLADANRDRNLVFSPLSIHAALALLAAGAGEETLKEILRVLGARSRRELEDSVERLLDGSLDPDGGGPTVAFACGVWSDLTRPLKPAFRDAVVGRYKAEASSVDFRNDPEQATAQINAWAAASTRNLIDSAVPRGAVHRSTDLVLANAIYFRGKWEVPFYKSSTKNRPFYRLDGAAVDVPFMTNHRKYYHYMAVHDGFKVFKLPYESSTTYTQRHCMCIFLPDARDGLAGLLDKITSSSPGGFLREHLPTRRVNVDQVLVPRFELSFRSSVTAVLKELGLRLPFSKRADLSEMLEDGSVLFVADHPFAYFIIEEESHAILFAGHVVDPSDGTGVAIPSGERSTTKANIDKFSDKVDSESGRKRRRDEQPQSSHSHSSSSRQHRRDESRRVASSESRREESTYYRSERRERTNYPQREHSRYY, encoded by the exons ATGGCCGATCTCGCCGCCCGCCTCACCAAGCGACTCGCAGACGCCAACAGGGACCGCAACCTGGTCTTCTCGCCGCTCTCCATCCACGCCGCCCTGGCGCTCCTGGCCGCCGGCGCCGGTGAGGAGACCCTGAAAGAGATCCTCCGCGTCCTAGGCGCACGGTCCCGCCGCGAGCTAGAGGACTCCGTGGAGCGTCTCTTGGACGGATCTTTAGATCCTGATGGCGGCGGGCCGACCGTGGCGTTCGCGTGCGGCGTGTGGAGCGACCTGACGCGGCCGCTGAAGCCGGCCTTCCGCGACGCTGTCGTCGGCAGGTACAAGGCCGAGGCCAGCTCCGTCGACTTCCGCAACGACCCTGAGCAGGCGACGGCGCAGATCAACGCGTGGGCCGCTGCTTCCACTAGGAACCTCATCGACTCCGCCGTCCCTCGGGGAGCCGTACACCGGAGCACCGACCTCGTGCTGGCCAACGCCATCTACTTCAGGGGCAAGTGGGAGGTGCCTTTCTACAAGAGCTCGACCAAGAACAGGCCCTTCTACCGGCTCGACGGCGCCGCCGTCGACGTCCCCTTCATGACGAACCACAGAAAATACTACCATTACATGGCCGTGCACGACGGGTTCAAGGTGTTCAAGCTACCCTACGAGAGTAGTACAACGTACACCCAGCGCCACTGCATGTGCATCTTCCTCCCGGACGCGCGCGACGGCCTAGCGGGCCTGCTGGACAAGATCACGTCGTCGTCCCCGGGAGGCTTCCTGCGCGAGCACCTGCCGACGCGGAGGGTCAACGTCGACCAGGTACTGGTGCCCAGGTTCGAGCTCTCGTTCAGGAGCAGCGTCACCGCCGTCCTCAAGGAACTTGGGCTCCGGCTACCTTTCAGCAAACGGGCCGACCTCTCCGAGATGCTGGAGGACGGCTCCG TGCTCTTCGTCGCCGACCACCCGTTCGCCTACTTTATAATCGAGGAGGAGTCGCATGCGATCCTCTTCGCCGGACATGTCGTCGACCCCAGCGATGGTACCGGGGTGGCGATTCCATCAGGGGAGCGCAGCACAACAAAAGCTAACATTGACAAGTTCAGTGACAAGGTCGATAGCGAATCTGGCCGCAAGCGGCGGAGGGACGAGCAGCCGCAATCCTCGCACAGCCACAGCTCCAGCAGCAGGCAGCATCGACGGGACGAGAGTAGACGAGTTGCCAGCAGCGAGAGCAGGAGAGAAGAGAGTACATACTATCGAAGTGAGCGACGGGAGAGGACGAACTACCCGCAGAGAGAACACAGTAGATATTATTGA